The Oncorhynchus clarkii lewisi isolate Uvic-CL-2024 unplaced genomic scaffold, UVic_Ocla_1.0 unplaced_contig_8867_pilon_pilon, whole genome shotgun sequence genome has a segment encoding these proteins:
- the LOC139402701 gene encoding alpha-crystallin A chain-like, translated as MDIAIQHPWFRRAMGSMYPARLFDQFFGEGMFDYDLFPYAASTISPYYRQSLFRNFLDSTNSGMSEVRSDRDKFSVFMDVKHFSPDELNVKVTDDYVEIQGKHGERQDDHGYISREFHRRYRLPSSVDQSAISCTLSTDGLLTLCGPKVTGGGGDLGRGDRSIPVTRDDKTNAAPSS; from the exons ATGGATATTGCCATCCAGCATCCCTGGTTCAGACGTGCCATGGGCTCCATGTATCCCGCTCGTCTCTTTGACCAGTTTTTCGGGGAGGGCATGTTCGACTATGACCTGTTCCCCTACGCTGCCTCCACCATCAGCCCCTACTACAGACAGTCGCTGTTCCGCAACTTCCTGGACTCCACCAACTCTGGCATGTCTGAG gtgAGGTCCGACAGGGACAAGTTCTCGGTCTTCATGGATGTGAAGCACTTCTCTCCTGATGAACTCAACGTAAAGGTGACTGATGACTATGTGGAGATCCAGGGAaagcatggagagagacag GACGACCACGGTTACATATCACGTGAGTTCCACCGCCGTTACCGCCTCCCCTCCAGCGTGGACCAATCGGCTATCTCCTGCACACTGTCCACCGACGGCCTCCTGACCCTTTGTGGCCCAAAGGTCACCGGTGGCGGTGGCGACCTCGGCCGTGGCGACCGCAGCATCCCCGTCACCCGCGACGACAAGACTAACGCCGCCCCCTCCTCTTAA
- the LOC139402704 gene encoding cystathionine beta-synthase-like isoform X2 gives MPAVPSLKDSRVLGPVCPHAARLRVTNGNGDANGSSKVQEGLLQLPTKGGVRDKLEVEDVTGTIQAVGERKWIRPDLPSRCTWRLGGNHADSPHTHPQQTKAPKILTNILRRIGDTPLVRMNKIPKTFGLKCEVLAKCEYFNAGGSVKDRISLRMVEDAERAGHLKPGDTIIEPTSGNTGIGLALAAAVKGYRCIIVMPEKMSMEKVDVLRALGAEIVRTPTSARFDSPESHVGVAWRLKNEIPNSHILDQYRNPSNPLAHYDTTAEEILEQCDGKVDMLVAGAGTGGTITGIARKLKERCPNIQIIGVDPEGSILAEPEELNKTDKTQYEVEGIGYDFIPTVLDRSVVDSWYKSNDEESFNMSRMLVRDEGLLCGGSSGTAMAAAVRVAKDLKEGQRCVVILPDSIRNYMTKFLSDKWMFQKGFLKESDIMVNKPWWWNLKLQGLNLSAPLTVLPTVSCQKTIKILKENGFDQAPVVDEAGLVLGMVTLGNMLASVLAGKIKPSDPVNKVIYTQFKQVSLTHTHTHTCLQAHFFCKPMVVHEQIQYLTDGSPSLKQMVFGVVTAIDLLNFVTAREKRERSFSECSDL, from the exons ATGCCTGCGGTCCCCTCCCTTAAAGACAGCAGAGTCCTGGGCCCTGTGTGCCCGCACGCTGCCAGGCTACGCGTCACCAACGGCAATGGGGACGCCAACGGATCCTCCAAGGTCCAGGAAGGGCTGTTACAACTCCCAACCAAGGGGGGCGTCAGAGACAAGCTAGAGGTGGAGGACGTGACTGGAACCATCCAGGCGGTGGGGGAGAGGAAGTGGATCCGTCCCGACCTTCCCAGCCGGTGCACCTGGAGACTGGGGGGCAACCACGCTGACTCCCCCCACACCCATCCTCAACA GACCAAAGCTCCTAAAATCCTCACCAACATCCTCCGGAGGATCGGTGACACCCCGCTGGTGCGCATGAACAAGATCCCCAAGACCTTCGGCCTCAAGTGTGAAGTCT TGGCCAAGTGTGAGTACTTCAACGCGGGCGGCAGTGTGAAGGATAGGATCAGTCTGCGTATGGTGGAGGATGCAGAGAGGGCAGGACATCTGAAACCAGGAGACACCATCATAGAGCCCACCTCAGGCAATACAG gtatCGGTCTGGCTCTGGCTGCAGCTGTGAAGGGTTACCGCTGTATCATTGTCATGCCTGAGAAGATGAGCATGGAGAAG GTGGATGTTTTGAGAGCCCTGGGCGCAGAGATCGTCCGTACTCCCACCAGCGCTCGTTTCGATTCACCAGAGTCTCACGTGGGCGTGGCTTGGCGCCTGAAGAACGAGATCCCCAACTCTCACATCCTGGACCAGTACCGTAACCCTAGTAACCCCCTGGCCCACTATGACACCACAGCAGAGGAGATACTGGAGCAGTGTGATG GGAAAGTGGACATGCTGGTGGCAGGCGCTGGCACAGGCGGCACCATCACTGGCATTGCCCGCAAACTGAAGGAGAGGTGCCCAAACATCCAG aTCATCGGTGTGGACCCTGAAGGCTCCATCCTGGCTGAACCAGAGGAGCTGAACAAGACAGACAAGACCCAGTACGAGGTGGAGGGCATCGGATACGACTTCATCCCCACTGTACTGGACCGATCA GTGGTGGATAGCTGGTACAAGTCCAACGATGAGGAGTCCTTCAACATGTCCCGTATGCTGGTCAGAGATGAGGGCTTGCTGTGTG GTGGCAGCTCGGGCACGGCCATGGCAGCGGCGGTGAGGGTGGCCAAGGACCTGAAGGAGGGCCAGCGGTGTGTGGTCATCCTGCCAGACTCCATCCGCAACTACAT GACCAAGTTCCTGAGTGACAAGTGGATGTTCCAGAAAGGCTTCCTGAAGGAGTCAGACATCATGGTAAACAAACCCTG gtggTGGAACCTGAAGCTGCAGGGGTTGAACCTCTCTGCCCCTCTGACCGTCCTGCCCACGGTCAGCTGTCAGAAGACCATCAAGATCCTGAAGGAGAACGGCTTTGACCAGGCCCCTGTAGTGGACGAGGCTGG gctGGTCCTAGGAATGGTTACTTTGGGGAACATGCTGGCCTCTGTGCTGGCTGGGAAGATCAAACCCTCAGACCCAGTCAACAAGGTGATCTACACCCAGTTCAAACAggtcagtctcacacacacacacacacacacgtgtttgcAGGCACACTTTTTCTGTAA ACCCATGGTGGTACACGAACAGATCCAAT ACTTGACGGATGGCTCCCCCAGCCTGAAGCAGATGGTGTTTGGTGTGGTGACGGCCATCGACCTGCTCAACTTTGTCACGgccagggagaagagggagaggtccTTCTCTGAGTGCAGTGACCTGTGA
- the LOC139402704 gene encoding cystathionine beta-synthase-like isoform X1: MPAVPSLKDSRVLGPVCPHAARLRVTNGNGDANGSSKVQEGLLQLPTKGGVRDKLEVEDVTGTIQAVGERKWIRPDLPSRCTWRLGGNHADSPHTHPQQTKAPKILTNILRRIGDTPLVRMNKIPKTFGLKCEVLAKCEYFNAGGSVKDRISLRMVEDAERAGHLKPGDTIIEPTSGNTGIGLALAAAVKGYRCIIVMPEKMSMEKVDVLRALGAEIVRTPTSARFDSPESHVGVAWRLKNEIPNSHILDQYRNPSNPLAHYDTTAEEILEQCDGKVDMLVAGAGTGGTITGIARKLKERCPNIQIIGVDPEGSILAEPEELNKTDKTQYEVEGIGYDFIPTVLDRSVVDSWYKSNDEESFNMSRMLVRDEGLLCGGSSGTAMAAAVRVAKDLKEGQRCVVILPDSIRNYMTKFLSDKWMFQKGFLKESDIMVNKPWWWNLKLQGLNLSAPLTVLPTVSCQKTIKILKENGFDQAPVVDEAGLVLGMVTLGNMLASVLAGKIKPSDPVNKVIYTQFKQVSLTHTHTHTCLQAHFFCK, encoded by the exons ATGCCTGCGGTCCCCTCCCTTAAAGACAGCAGAGTCCTGGGCCCTGTGTGCCCGCACGCTGCCAGGCTACGCGTCACCAACGGCAATGGGGACGCCAACGGATCCTCCAAGGTCCAGGAAGGGCTGTTACAACTCCCAACCAAGGGGGGCGTCAGAGACAAGCTAGAGGTGGAGGACGTGACTGGAACCATCCAGGCGGTGGGGGAGAGGAAGTGGATCCGTCCCGACCTTCCCAGCCGGTGCACCTGGAGACTGGGGGGCAACCACGCTGACTCCCCCCACACCCATCCTCAACA GACCAAAGCTCCTAAAATCCTCACCAACATCCTCCGGAGGATCGGTGACACCCCGCTGGTGCGCATGAACAAGATCCCCAAGACCTTCGGCCTCAAGTGTGAAGTCT TGGCCAAGTGTGAGTACTTCAACGCGGGCGGCAGTGTGAAGGATAGGATCAGTCTGCGTATGGTGGAGGATGCAGAGAGGGCAGGACATCTGAAACCAGGAGACACCATCATAGAGCCCACCTCAGGCAATACAG gtatCGGTCTGGCTCTGGCTGCAGCTGTGAAGGGTTACCGCTGTATCATTGTCATGCCTGAGAAGATGAGCATGGAGAAG GTGGATGTTTTGAGAGCCCTGGGCGCAGAGATCGTCCGTACTCCCACCAGCGCTCGTTTCGATTCACCAGAGTCTCACGTGGGCGTGGCTTGGCGCCTGAAGAACGAGATCCCCAACTCTCACATCCTGGACCAGTACCGTAACCCTAGTAACCCCCTGGCCCACTATGACACCACAGCAGAGGAGATACTGGAGCAGTGTGATG GGAAAGTGGACATGCTGGTGGCAGGCGCTGGCACAGGCGGCACCATCACTGGCATTGCCCGCAAACTGAAGGAGAGGTGCCCAAACATCCAG aTCATCGGTGTGGACCCTGAAGGCTCCATCCTGGCTGAACCAGAGGAGCTGAACAAGACAGACAAGACCCAGTACGAGGTGGAGGGCATCGGATACGACTTCATCCCCACTGTACTGGACCGATCA GTGGTGGATAGCTGGTACAAGTCCAACGATGAGGAGTCCTTCAACATGTCCCGTATGCTGGTCAGAGATGAGGGCTTGCTGTGTG GTGGCAGCTCGGGCACGGCCATGGCAGCGGCGGTGAGGGTGGCCAAGGACCTGAAGGAGGGCCAGCGGTGTGTGGTCATCCTGCCAGACTCCATCCGCAACTACAT GACCAAGTTCCTGAGTGACAAGTGGATGTTCCAGAAAGGCTTCCTGAAGGAGTCAGACATCATGGTAAACAAACCCTG gtggTGGAACCTGAAGCTGCAGGGGTTGAACCTCTCTGCCCCTCTGACCGTCCTGCCCACGGTCAGCTGTCAGAAGACCATCAAGATCCTGAAGGAGAACGGCTTTGACCAGGCCCCTGTAGTGGACGAGGCTGG gctGGTCCTAGGAATGGTTACTTTGGGGAACATGCTGGCCTCTGTGCTGGCTGGGAAGATCAAACCCTCAGACCCAGTCAACAAGGTGATCTACACCCAGTTCAAACAggtcagtctcacacacacacacacacacacgtgtttgcAGGCACACTTTTTCTGTAAGTAG